A genomic segment from Pediococcus acidilactici encodes:
- a CDS encoding HAD family phosphatase: MKKAFIFDMDGVLIRSEEFYFERRMRFFKENNLTPGSSDIDDYIGVSNEKVWENLVPEPSERERIRRKYQPFLEKNKINYQEYLDKQVPKVLATLQKQGKMLALASAGEEKEINRMLRECDLAQYFNVVISGEKVKKNKPAPDVYLETIKALHVSKDDCVVVEDSPTGILAAKRAGLEVWAVPAPVDQKLADVVLEDFGSIIEK, from the coding sequence GTGAAAAAAGCTTTTATTTTTGATATGGATGGCGTTTTAATTAGGTCTGAAGAATTTTATTTTGAAAGGCGGATGCGTTTCTTTAAAGAAAATAATTTGACCCCTGGTTCTTCAGATATAGATGATTATATTGGAGTGTCAAATGAAAAGGTTTGGGAAAATTTAGTACCAGAACCAAGTGAGCGCGAACGAATCAGAAGAAAGTATCAGCCCTTTTTGGAAAAGAATAAGATTAATTATCAAGAATACTTGGACAAACAAGTCCCCAAAGTACTTGCAACGTTGCAAAAACAAGGAAAAATGCTGGCATTAGCATCAGCTGGAGAAGAAAAGGAAATAAATCGGATGCTACGTGAATGTGATTTGGCGCAATATTTTAACGTAGTAATTAGTGGTGAAAAGGTAAAGAAAAATAAACCAGCACCAGACGTCTATCTAGAAACAATCAAAGCTTTGCATGTTTCTAAAGATGATTGTGTGGTGGTAGAAGATAGTCCCACAGGAATCTTAGCAGCTAAGCGAGCAGGATTGGAAGTGTGGGCGGTCCCAGCGCCAGTAGATCAAAAGTTGGCTGACGTGGTTTTAGAAGATTTTGGGAGTATTATTGAAAAATAA
- a CDS encoding peptidylprolyl isomerase, whose amino-acid sequence MMTYPQLDLANVKGTKITIQTNHGDIKVQLFDELVPKTVKNFVELAKQGYYDGVIFHRVIPDFMIQGGDPTGTGMGGESIYGKTFEDEFSNQLYNLNGALSMANAGPNTNGSQFFIVTNTNVPKKMIRQLKAAEFPEEIVEAYRKGGTPWLDGHHTVFGQVIEGMDVAEAISKVDRNYEDRPTEDVVMEKVLVEE is encoded by the coding sequence ATGATGACATACCCACAATTAGATTTAGCAAACGTAAAGGGAACTAAGATAACGATTCAAACTAACCATGGTGACATTAAGGTGCAGCTTTTTGACGAGTTGGTGCCCAAGACGGTTAAAAATTTCGTTGAATTGGCTAAGCAAGGTTACTATGATGGGGTGATTTTTCACCGCGTGATTCCGGATTTCATGATTCAAGGTGGCGACCCGACTGGTACTGGAATGGGTGGCGAGAGCATTTATGGCAAAACCTTTGAAGACGAATTTTCCAACCAGCTTTACAATTTAAATGGCGCGCTATCGATGGCTAACGCGGGTCCTAACACGAACGGTAGCCAATTTTTCATCGTTACTAATACCAACGTGCCCAAGAAAATGATCCGGCAACTAAAGGCGGCTGAGTTTCCAGAGGAAATTGTAGAAGCTTACCGAAAGGGTGGTACACCATGGTTGGATGGCCATCATACGGTATTTGGTCAGGTGATTGAAGGAATGGACGTGGCCGAAGCAATTAGTAAAGTGGACCGCAATTACGAAGACCGTCCTACAGAAGATGTCGTGATGGAAAAAGTATTGGTGGAAGAATAA
- the deoC gene encoding deoxyribose-phosphate aldolase, with amino-acid sequence MNLAKYIDHTILAPEATQSQVDQIIKEAKEYDFASVVVNPYWVSYVADKLKGTDVNTVTVIGFPLGANTTATKVFEAKDALQNGATELDMVINIGELKAGHDDAVLNDIKAVVEAGHAENRHVKVIIETALLTDEEKVRACELSEKAGADFVKTSTGFSTAGAKVADVKLMKQTVGDRLGVKASGGIHTKAEAEAMIEAGATRLGASSGVKIMNS; translated from the coding sequence ATGAATTTAGCAAAATACATTGATCACACAATTTTGGCACCCGAAGCCACCCAATCACAGGTGGACCAAATCATTAAGGAAGCTAAGGAATACGATTTTGCTTCCGTAGTAGTTAATCCATACTGGGTTTCGTACGTGGCAGATAAGTTGAAGGGCACTGACGTCAACACGGTTACCGTAATTGGTTTTCCTCTTGGAGCAAATACTACGGCAACCAAGGTGTTTGAAGCAAAAGATGCGTTGCAAAATGGCGCTACGGAATTAGACATGGTAATTAATATCGGTGAACTTAAAGCTGGCCATGACGACGCGGTTCTCAATGATATTAAAGCCGTAGTCGAAGCTGGGCATGCTGAAAACCGGCACGTTAAGGTCATTATTGAAACCGCTTTATTGACTGACGAAGAAAAGGTTCGGGCTTGTGAACTTTCCGAAAAAGCGGGGGCCGATTTCGTAAAAACTTCGACAGGTTTTTCGACGGCTGGTGCGAAGGTCGCGGACGTGAAATTAATGAAGCAAACGGTTGGCGATCGGTTAGGCGTTAAGGCATCCGGCGGAATTCACACTAAGGCAGAAGCCGAAGCCATGATCGAAGCCGGGGCAACTCGTTTAGGAGCAAGTTCCGGCGTCAAGATTATGAATAGCTAA
- a CDS encoding phosphopentomutase, with amino-acid sequence MKFKRVFTIVTDSVGIGEASDAADFDDVGADTLGHIGEFWKGNFQVPNLQKLGLSNIRPDHPIEGVPVADHPQGFFGKMHEVSVGKDSMDGHWEMMGVPVKEPLGFFPNGFPQELIDKIAKFSGRSVIVNKPYSGTEVIHDYGEEQLKTGALIVYTSGDSVLQIAANTAVIPLEELYKICEYARSITIDKPYRIGRIIARPYVGTNKDNFKRTSDRHDYTLAPTSETDMDRLKAAGFSVLAVGKINDIFSGQGITDGVHTESNHDGMVRTIENAQKDFTGFSFTNLVDFDAMYGHRRNPEGYGKALMEFDQQLGELLPLLKDDDLLVITADHGNDPGFKGTDHTREYVPLLVYTPSVAEGKSLGVRDTYADLGATILDNFNVAGNEVGTSFLSELQ; translated from the coding sequence ATGAAGTTCAAACGAGTTTTTACAATTGTCACGGATTCGGTCGGCATCGGTGAAGCTAGTGATGCCGCTGATTTTGACGATGTTGGCGCAGATACTTTAGGACATATCGGTGAATTTTGGAAGGGCAACTTCCAAGTTCCTAATTTACAAAAATTAGGGTTAAGCAATATTCGGCCTGATCACCCAATTGAAGGAGTTCCGGTGGCGGACCATCCGCAAGGGTTCTTCGGTAAAATGCACGAAGTCTCCGTTGGAAAAGATAGTATGGACGGTCATTGGGAAATGATGGGGGTTCCGGTTAAAGAACCTCTAGGCTTTTTCCCTAACGGCTTTCCGCAGGAATTAATTGATAAAATCGCTAAGTTTAGCGGTCGCTCGGTAATTGTAAACAAACCGTACTCGGGGACCGAAGTTATTCATGATTATGGAGAAGAACAGCTGAAGACGGGAGCGCTAATCGTTTATACCTCTGGTGATTCAGTTTTGCAAATTGCGGCTAACACTGCGGTAATTCCGCTAGAAGAGTTGTACAAGATTTGTGAATACGCGCGCTCAATTACCATTGATAAACCTTACCGGATTGGCCGCATCATTGCTCGCCCGTACGTTGGGACGAATAAGGACAATTTCAAACGAACTTCGGATCGCCACGATTATACTTTAGCGCCAACTAGTGAAACGGACATGGATCGACTCAAAGCAGCCGGGTTCTCCGTTTTAGCGGTTGGTAAAATTAACGACATTTTTTCAGGCCAAGGGATTACGGATGGGGTTCACACGGAAAGTAATCACGACGGAATGGTGCGGACGATTGAAAACGCCCAAAAGGACTTTACCGGATTTAGTTTTACCAACCTAGTTGATTTTGACGCCATGTATGGTCACCGGCGGAATCCTGAAGGATACGGAAAGGCCTTGATGGAATTTGACCAACAACTGGGTGAACTATTGCCACTCCTAAAGGATGACGACCTGCTGGTTATTACGGCGGATCACGGAAATGATCCCGGATTTAAGGGAACGGATCACACCCGAGAATACGTCCCACTATTGGTCTACACTCCTAGCGTTGCCGAAGGTAAATCACTGGGTGTGCGGGATACTTACGCTGATTTAGGGGCAACCATTTTGGACAACTTTAACGTTGCCGGTAACGAAGTTGGAACTAGTTTCTTAAGCGAATTGCAATAA
- the deoD gene encoding purine-nucleoside phosphorylase produces MSTHIAAQKGEIADTVLLPGDPLRAKYIAETFLENAECYNTIRNAFGYTGTYKGKRVSVQATGMGIPSISIYTNELINEYGVKTLIRVGTCGGMSPDIHVRDVLIAQGASTDSSIIRNTFGRDIYYAPLADFAMVEKAYQVAQANQIPVQVGNVLSEDRFYNDEIDRQKLVQYGVKGAEMEAAALYLLAAKYGVRALAVLTISNHIITGEETTAEEREKSFDDMIKVALETAIS; encoded by the coding sequence ATGAGTACACACATTGCGGCACAAAAAGGCGAAATTGCAGACACCGTTTTACTACCAGGGGACCCACTTCGGGCAAAATATATTGCCGAAACTTTCTTAGAGAATGCGGAATGTTATAATACCATTCGAAACGCTTTTGGATATACCGGTACGTATAAAGGTAAACGGGTATCCGTTCAAGCAACTGGCATGGGCATTCCATCAATCTCCATTTATACAAATGAATTAATTAACGAATACGGGGTTAAAACCTTGATTCGTGTGGGAACCTGTGGTGGAATGAGCCCCGATATTCACGTCCGGGACGTCCTCATTGCCCAAGGAGCAAGTACGGATTCTTCCATTATTAGAAATACGTTTGGTCGAGATATTTATTACGCTCCGTTAGCAGACTTTGCAATGGTTGAAAAGGCGTACCAAGTTGCGCAAGCTAACCAAATTCCAGTGCAAGTAGGCAACGTTTTGTCTGAAGACCGTTTTTACAACGACGAAATTGACCGTCAAAAACTGGTTCAATATGGCGTCAAGGGTGCAGAAATGGAAGCAGCCGCGTTGTACTTATTAGCAGCGAAGTATGGCGTACGTGCGCTTGCAGTATTGACCATCAGTAACCATATCATCACTGGCGAAGAAACTACCGCGGAAGAACGGGAAAAATCGTTTGATGACATGATCAAAGTTGCGTTAGAAACGGCAATTAGCTAA